In the genome of Grus americana isolate bGruAme1 chromosome 16, bGruAme1.mat, whole genome shotgun sequence, one region contains:
- the EIF4ENIF1 gene encoding eukaryotic translation initiation factor 4E transporter isoform X6 — translation MRRIVDPRERVKEDDLDVVLSPQRRSFGGGCHVTAAVSSRRAGSPLEKENDGVRVIGGRRIGSGRIISSRNFDKDHRGGEKDIRDSRDARDRDRERDYKDKRFRREFGDSKRVFGERRRNDSYTEEEPEWFSAGPTSQSETIELTGFDDKILEEDHKGRKRTRRRTASLKEGIECNGGVAEEDEVQTVLANETPADQEVPREAVLQEPAPGEFDFNEFFNLDKSVPGLASMIEDVLGEGSVSASRFSRWFSNPSRSGSRSSSLRSTPHEELERLAGLEQAILSPGQNSGNYFAPIPLEDHSENKVDILEMLQKAKVDLKPLLSSLSANKEKLRESTHSGVVLSVEEVEAGLKGLKVDQEGKIATPFMAEQMEEALNVAGSRQIKKDGDMTAFNKLVSSMKASGTLPSQPKVNQSLESHLMSPSEMPGQPLSKNILQELLGPPITRPASSNVLSGLISGLEPAASLLTQRAPSPPIPPVFPTRAASADYLRHRISSPIGFGQGSQQLLGDPFPGVRKPMSPVAAQMSPLEIQQAALEGLALPHDLAIQAANFYQHGFGKPQMDKSRDGYRNRQQRVAKSPAPGHRGNASSPAPTASITSMLSPSFTPTSVIRKMYESKEKSKEEPVSGKMKVNDGKDENQRPNEATDNLLSSSVESADQETLPTLGTKLPALQRSACSTPLTQANRCTKEQDYRPKSTGRKTPTMASPVPGGPFLRPVHQVPLVPHVPIVRPAHQLHPGLVQRMLAQGVHPQHLPLLQAGMLPPGVDLSHLQGISTPILGQPFYPLPTASHHILNPRSGTPLQLAMMQQQLQRSGTGAQGSPAGAQTTPQNMLSRTGLSHGHTQLDHRPSQRSGSPIGLAKWFGSDVLQQPLPSMPSKVISVDELEYRQ, via the exons ATGCGTAGGATAGTAG ATCCAAGAGAGCGAGTGAAAGAAGATGACTTGGATGTAGTCTTAAGTCCACAAAGACGAAGCTTTGGAGGCGGTTGTCATGTAACTGCGGCTGTTAGCTCACGTCGAGCAGGGAGCCCATTAGAAAAGGAGAATGATGGTGTCCGTGTTATTGGCGGCCGTAGGATTGGCAGTGGAAGAATTATCTCTTCTCGTAACTTTGATAAAGACCACCGAGGTGGTGAAAAAGACATACGTGATTCTAGAGATGCAAGAGACCGAGATCGTGAGAGGGACTACAAAGATAAACGCTTCAgg AGGGAATTTGGTGACAGCAAGCGTGTGTTTGGAGAGCGAAGAAGGAATGACTCTTACACCGAAGAAGAACCTGAGTGGTTCTCTGCTGGTCCTACAAGTCAGTCTGAAACCATTGAGCTCACAGGTTTTGATGATAAAATTTTGGAGGAAGATCACAAAGGGAGAAAACGTACAAGACGACGTACAGCCTCACTGAAAGAAG ggaTAGAATGCAATGGTGGAGTGGCAGAAGAGGATGAAGTGCAAACTGTCCTTGCCAATGAAACTCCAGCAGATCAAGAAGTTCCTAGGGAAGCTGTCTTACAAGAACCAGCTCCAGGAGAGTTTGACTTCAATGAGTTCTTTAACTTGGATAAAagtgtgcctggcctggcttcg ATGATAGAGGATGTGCTGGGGGAAGGTTCAGTGTCTGCCAGCAGGTTCAGCAGGTGGTTTTCTAATCCTAGTCGTTCTGGAAGTCGGTCAAGCAGCCTGAGATCTACACCACATGAGGAACTGGAGAGGCTAGCAG GTCTAGAGCAAGCCATTCTCTCCCCTGGCCAGAACTCTGGAAACTACTTTGCTCCCATTCCATTGGAAGACCACTCTGAAAACAAAGTGGACATCCTAGAAATGCTACAGAAAGCCAAAGTGGACTTAAAACCTCTTCTCTCAAGTCTTTCAGCCAACAAGGAAAAGCTTAGAGAGAGCA CACATTCAGGAGTTGTACTTTCAGTAGAAGAAGTCGAAGCTGGACTAAAAGGTCTGAAAGTGGATCAGGAGGGAAAAATTGCTACTCCATTTATGGCTGAGCAAATGGAGGAAGCATTGAATGTTGCTGGCTCCAGACAGATCAAGAAAGATGGAGATATGACTGCATTTAACAAACTAGTCAGCAGTATGAAGGCGAGTGGGACTCTACCTTCACAGCCAAAAGTCAAT caGAGCCTTGAGAGCCACTTAATGTCACCTTCAGAGATGCCAGGCCAGCCCTTATCAAAGAATATTCTACAG GAACTTCTTGGTCCACCCATTACCAGACCTGCTTCATCAAATGTCTTAAGTGGCCTGATAAGTGGTTTGGAACCTGCAGCCTCTTTACTGACACAAagagcaccttctccccctaTTCCACCCGTCTTTCCAACTCGAGCTGCTTCCGCAGATTACCTGCGCCATAGAATATCTTCACCCATTG GTTTTGGACAAGGTTCTCAGCAATTGCTTGGTGATCCCTTTCCAGGTGTAAGGAAGCCCATGAGTCCAGTTGCTGCACAG ATGAGTCCCTTGGAAATACAGCAAGCTGCATTAGAGGGACTAGCATTACCACATGACTTAGCCATACAGGCAGCAAACTTCTATCAGCATGGCTTTGGTAAACCACAAATGGACAAAAGCAGAGATGGCTACAGAAACAG GCAACAGCGAGTGGCTAAATCACCTGCACCAGGACACAGAGGGAATGCATCTTCTCCAGCCCCTACAGCATCCATTACCAGCATG CTGTCTCCTTCCTTTACACCTACCTCGGTGATCCGCAAGATGTAtgagagcaaggaaaaaagcaaagaggagcCAGTTTCTGGGAAAATGAAAGTCAATGATGGTAAAGATGAAAATCAGAGGCCAAATGAAG CTACAGATAACCTACTGTCTAGTTCTGTGGAGAGTGCAGATCAAGAAACTTTGCCCACCTTAGGTACCAAACTACCTGCACTGCAACGCTCTGCATGTTCCACACCTCTTACCCAAGCAAATCGTTGCACCAAAGAGCAAGACTACAGGCCTAAATCAACTGGTAGAAAGACTCCTACAATGGCCTCCCCAGTACCAGGAGGCCCTTTTCTTCGTCCTGTTCATCAAGTACCCCTTGTTCCCCATGTACCAATTGTACGACCTGCTCATCAACTGCATCCAGGATTGGTCCAGAGAATGCTGGCACAGGGGGTTCATCCACAAcatcttcctctgctgcaagCAG GTATGCTTCCTCCTGGAGTGGATCTGTCTCACTTGCAGGGAATATCTACTCCCATCCTTGGCCAACCTTTTTACCCGCTACCAACAGCCAGCCATCACATCTTAAATCCACGCTCTGGGACACCTTTGCAGCTAGCGATGATGCAACAGCAACTACAACGATCAG GCACAGGAGCGCAGGGATCACCCGCTGGTGCGCAAACAACGCCTCAGAACATGCTGTCTCGGACTGGATTATCTCATGGGCACACACAGCTTGACCATCGCCCCAGCCAGAGAAGTGGTTCTCCCATTGGCCTTGCAAAATGGTTTGGTTCAGATGTCTTGCAGCAGCCTCTCCCTTCCATGCCATCCAAAGTCATCAGTGTAGATGAACTGGAATACCGGCAGTGA
- the EIF4ENIF1 gene encoding eukaryotic translation initiation factor 4E transporter isoform X5: MDKRGGIPETENGDAFLELNRITTKYPHRYTKEELLDIKERPYSKQRPSCLSEKYDSDGVWDPEKWHASLYPSSGRTSPVESFKKDLDSDRTSLMRRIVDPRERVKEDDLDVVLSPQRRSFGGGCHVTAAVSSRRAGSPLEKENDGVRVIGGRRIGSGRIISSRNFDKDHRGGEKDIRDSRDARDRDRERDYKDKRFRREFGDSKRVFGERRRNDSYTEEEPEWFSAGPTSQSETIELTGFDDKILEEDHKGRKRTRRRTASLKEGIECNGGVAEEDEVQTVLANETPADQEVPREAVLQEPAPGEFDFNEFFNLDKSVPGLASMIEDVLGEGSVSASRFSRWFSNPSRSGSRSSSLRSTPHEELERLAAHSGVVLSVEEVEAGLKGLKVDQEGKIATPFMAEQMEEALNVAGSRQIKKDGDMTAFNKLVSSMKASGTLPSQPKVNQSLESHLMSPSEMPGQPLSKNILQELLGPPITRPASSNVLSGLISGLEPAASLLTQRAPSPPIPPVFPTRAASADYLRHRISSPIGFGQGSQQLLGDPFPGVRKPMSPVAAQMSPLEIQQAALEGLALPHDLAIQAANFYQHGFGKPQMDKSRDGYRNRQQRVAKSPAPGHRGNASSPAPTASITSMLSPSFTPTSVIRKMYESKEKSKEEPVSGKMKVNDGKDENQRPNEATDNLLSSSVESADQETLPTLGTKLPALQRSACSTPLTQANRCTKEQDYRPKSTGRKTPTMASPVPGGPFLRPVHQVPLVPHVPIVRPAHQLHPGLVQRMLAQGVHPQHLPLLQAGMLPPGVDLSHLQGISTPILGQPFYPLPTASHHILNPRSGTPLQLAMMQQQLQRSGTGAQGSPAGAQTTPQNMLSRTGLSHGHTQLDHRPSQRSGSPIGLAKWFGSDVLQQPLPSMPSKVISVDELEYRQ, encoded by the exons ATGGATAAAAGAGGAGGCAtaccagaaactgaaaatggTGATGCTTTCCTGGAGTTGAACAGAATTACAACAAAATACCCACATCGTTACACAAAG gAGGAACTGCTGGATATTAAAGAACGTCCCTACTCTAAGCAAAGACCTTcttgtctttctgaaaaatatgacAG tgaTGGTGTCTGGGATCCAGAGAAGTGGCATGCATCTTTATATCCAAGTTCAGGAAGAACTTCACCAGtggaaagctttaaaaaagatttGGATTCAGATCGGACTTCTCTTATGCGTAGGATAGTAG ATCCAAGAGAGCGAGTGAAAGAAGATGACTTGGATGTAGTCTTAAGTCCACAAAGACGAAGCTTTGGAGGCGGTTGTCATGTAACTGCGGCTGTTAGCTCACGTCGAGCAGGGAGCCCATTAGAAAAGGAGAATGATGGTGTCCGTGTTATTGGCGGCCGTAGGATTGGCAGTGGAAGAATTATCTCTTCTCGTAACTTTGATAAAGACCACCGAGGTGGTGAAAAAGACATACGTGATTCTAGAGATGCAAGAGACCGAGATCGTGAGAGGGACTACAAAGATAAACGCTTCAgg AGGGAATTTGGTGACAGCAAGCGTGTGTTTGGAGAGCGAAGAAGGAATGACTCTTACACCGAAGAAGAACCTGAGTGGTTCTCTGCTGGTCCTACAAGTCAGTCTGAAACCATTGAGCTCACAGGTTTTGATGATAAAATTTTGGAGGAAGATCACAAAGGGAGAAAACGTACAAGACGACGTACAGCCTCACTGAAAGAAG ggaTAGAATGCAATGGTGGAGTGGCAGAAGAGGATGAAGTGCAAACTGTCCTTGCCAATGAAACTCCAGCAGATCAAGAAGTTCCTAGGGAAGCTGTCTTACAAGAACCAGCTCCAGGAGAGTTTGACTTCAATGAGTTCTTTAACTTGGATAAAagtgtgcctggcctggcttcg ATGATAGAGGATGTGCTGGGGGAAGGTTCAGTGTCTGCCAGCAGGTTCAGCAGGTGGTTTTCTAATCCTAGTCGTTCTGGAAGTCGGTCAAGCAGCCTGAGATCTACACCACATGAGGAACTGGAGAGGCTAGCAG CACATTCAGGAGTTGTACTTTCAGTAGAAGAAGTCGAAGCTGGACTAAAAGGTCTGAAAGTGGATCAGGAGGGAAAAATTGCTACTCCATTTATGGCTGAGCAAATGGAGGAAGCATTGAATGTTGCTGGCTCCAGACAGATCAAGAAAGATGGAGATATGACTGCATTTAACAAACTAGTCAGCAGTATGAAGGCGAGTGGGACTCTACCTTCACAGCCAAAAGTCAAT caGAGCCTTGAGAGCCACTTAATGTCACCTTCAGAGATGCCAGGCCAGCCCTTATCAAAGAATATTCTACAG GAACTTCTTGGTCCACCCATTACCAGACCTGCTTCATCAAATGTCTTAAGTGGCCTGATAAGTGGTTTGGAACCTGCAGCCTCTTTACTGACACAAagagcaccttctccccctaTTCCACCCGTCTTTCCAACTCGAGCTGCTTCCGCAGATTACCTGCGCCATAGAATATCTTCACCCATTG GTTTTGGACAAGGTTCTCAGCAATTGCTTGGTGATCCCTTTCCAGGTGTAAGGAAGCCCATGAGTCCAGTTGCTGCACAG ATGAGTCCCTTGGAAATACAGCAAGCTGCATTAGAGGGACTAGCATTACCACATGACTTAGCCATACAGGCAGCAAACTTCTATCAGCATGGCTTTGGTAAACCACAAATGGACAAAAGCAGAGATGGCTACAGAAACAG GCAACAGCGAGTGGCTAAATCACCTGCACCAGGACACAGAGGGAATGCATCTTCTCCAGCCCCTACAGCATCCATTACCAGCATG CTGTCTCCTTCCTTTACACCTACCTCGGTGATCCGCAAGATGTAtgagagcaaggaaaaaagcaaagaggagcCAGTTTCTGGGAAAATGAAAGTCAATGATGGTAAAGATGAAAATCAGAGGCCAAATGAAG CTACAGATAACCTACTGTCTAGTTCTGTGGAGAGTGCAGATCAAGAAACTTTGCCCACCTTAGGTACCAAACTACCTGCACTGCAACGCTCTGCATGTTCCACACCTCTTACCCAAGCAAATCGTTGCACCAAAGAGCAAGACTACAGGCCTAAATCAACTGGTAGAAAGACTCCTACAATGGCCTCCCCAGTACCAGGAGGCCCTTTTCTTCGTCCTGTTCATCAAGTACCCCTTGTTCCCCATGTACCAATTGTACGACCTGCTCATCAACTGCATCCAGGATTGGTCCAGAGAATGCTGGCACAGGGGGTTCATCCACAAcatcttcctctgctgcaagCAG GTATGCTTCCTCCTGGAGTGGATCTGTCTCACTTGCAGGGAATATCTACTCCCATCCTTGGCCAACCTTTTTACCCGCTACCAACAGCCAGCCATCACATCTTAAATCCACGCTCTGGGACACCTTTGCAGCTAGCGATGATGCAACAGCAACTACAACGATCAG GCACAGGAGCGCAGGGATCACCCGCTGGTGCGCAAACAACGCCTCAGAACATGCTGTCTCGGACTGGATTATCTCATGGGCACACACAGCTTGACCATCGCCCCAGCCAGAGAAGTGGTTCTCCCATTGGCCTTGCAAAATGGTTTGGTTCAGATGTCTTGCAGCAGCCTCTCCCTTCCATGCCATCCAAAGTCATCAGTGTAGATGAACTGGAATACCGGCAGTGA
- the EIF4ENIF1 gene encoding eukaryotic translation initiation factor 4E transporter isoform X4: MDKRGGIPETENGDAFLELNRITTKYPHRYTKEELLDIKERPYSKQRPSCLSEKYDSDGVWDPEKWHASLYPSSGRTSPVESFKKDLDSDRTSLMRRIVDPRERVKEDDLDVVLSPQRRSFGGGCHVTAAVSSRRAGSPLEKENDGVRVIGGRRIGSGRIISSRNFDKDHRGGEKDIRDSRDARDRDRERDYKDKRFRREFGDSKRVFGERRRNDSYTEEEPEWFSAGPTSQSETIELTGFDDKILEEDHKGRKRTRRRTASLKEGIECNGGVAEEDEVQTVLANETPADQEVPREAVLQEPAPGEFDFNEFFNLDKSVPGLASMIEDVLGEGSVSASRFSRWFSNPSRSGSRSSSLRSTPHEELERLAGLEQAILSPGQNSGNYFAPIPLEDHSENKVDILEMLQKAKVDLKPLLSSLSANKEKLRESTHSGVVLSVEEVEAGLKGLKVDQEGKIATPFMAEQMEEALNVAGSRQIKKDGDMTAFNKLVSSMKASGTLPSQPKVNELLGPPITRPASSNVLSGLISGLEPAASLLTQRAPSPPIPPVFPTRAASADYLRHRISSPIGFGQGSQQLLGDPFPGVRKPMSPVAAQMSPLEIQQAALEGLALPHDLAIQAANFYQHGFGKPQMDKSRDGYRNRQQRVAKSPAPGHRGNASSPAPTASITSMLSPSFTPTSVIRKMYESKEKSKEEPVSGKMKVNDGKDENQRPNEATDNLLSSSVESADQETLPTLGTKLPALQRSACSTPLTQANRCTKEQDYRPKSTGRKTPTMASPVPGGPFLRPVHQVPLVPHVPIVRPAHQLHPGLVQRMLAQGVHPQHLPLLQAGMLPPGVDLSHLQGISTPILGQPFYPLPTASHHILNPRSGTPLQLAMMQQQLQRSGTGAQGSPAGAQTTPQNMLSRTGLSHGHTQLDHRPSQRSGSPIGLAKWFGSDVLQQPLPSMPSKVISVDELEYRQ; encoded by the exons ATGGATAAAAGAGGAGGCAtaccagaaactgaaaatggTGATGCTTTCCTGGAGTTGAACAGAATTACAACAAAATACCCACATCGTTACACAAAG gAGGAACTGCTGGATATTAAAGAACGTCCCTACTCTAAGCAAAGACCTTcttgtctttctgaaaaatatgacAG tgaTGGTGTCTGGGATCCAGAGAAGTGGCATGCATCTTTATATCCAAGTTCAGGAAGAACTTCACCAGtggaaagctttaaaaaagatttGGATTCAGATCGGACTTCTCTTATGCGTAGGATAGTAG ATCCAAGAGAGCGAGTGAAAGAAGATGACTTGGATGTAGTCTTAAGTCCACAAAGACGAAGCTTTGGAGGCGGTTGTCATGTAACTGCGGCTGTTAGCTCACGTCGAGCAGGGAGCCCATTAGAAAAGGAGAATGATGGTGTCCGTGTTATTGGCGGCCGTAGGATTGGCAGTGGAAGAATTATCTCTTCTCGTAACTTTGATAAAGACCACCGAGGTGGTGAAAAAGACATACGTGATTCTAGAGATGCAAGAGACCGAGATCGTGAGAGGGACTACAAAGATAAACGCTTCAgg AGGGAATTTGGTGACAGCAAGCGTGTGTTTGGAGAGCGAAGAAGGAATGACTCTTACACCGAAGAAGAACCTGAGTGGTTCTCTGCTGGTCCTACAAGTCAGTCTGAAACCATTGAGCTCACAGGTTTTGATGATAAAATTTTGGAGGAAGATCACAAAGGGAGAAAACGTACAAGACGACGTACAGCCTCACTGAAAGAAG ggaTAGAATGCAATGGTGGAGTGGCAGAAGAGGATGAAGTGCAAACTGTCCTTGCCAATGAAACTCCAGCAGATCAAGAAGTTCCTAGGGAAGCTGTCTTACAAGAACCAGCTCCAGGAGAGTTTGACTTCAATGAGTTCTTTAACTTGGATAAAagtgtgcctggcctggcttcg ATGATAGAGGATGTGCTGGGGGAAGGTTCAGTGTCTGCCAGCAGGTTCAGCAGGTGGTTTTCTAATCCTAGTCGTTCTGGAAGTCGGTCAAGCAGCCTGAGATCTACACCACATGAGGAACTGGAGAGGCTAGCAG GTCTAGAGCAAGCCATTCTCTCCCCTGGCCAGAACTCTGGAAACTACTTTGCTCCCATTCCATTGGAAGACCACTCTGAAAACAAAGTGGACATCCTAGAAATGCTACAGAAAGCCAAAGTGGACTTAAAACCTCTTCTCTCAAGTCTTTCAGCCAACAAGGAAAAGCTTAGAGAGAGCA CACATTCAGGAGTTGTACTTTCAGTAGAAGAAGTCGAAGCTGGACTAAAAGGTCTGAAAGTGGATCAGGAGGGAAAAATTGCTACTCCATTTATGGCTGAGCAAATGGAGGAAGCATTGAATGTTGCTGGCTCCAGACAGATCAAGAAAGATGGAGATATGACTGCATTTAACAAACTAGTCAGCAGTATGAAGGCGAGTGGGACTCTACCTTCACAGCCAAAAGTCAAT GAACTTCTTGGTCCACCCATTACCAGACCTGCTTCATCAAATGTCTTAAGTGGCCTGATAAGTGGTTTGGAACCTGCAGCCTCTTTACTGACACAAagagcaccttctccccctaTTCCACCCGTCTTTCCAACTCGAGCTGCTTCCGCAGATTACCTGCGCCATAGAATATCTTCACCCATTG GTTTTGGACAAGGTTCTCAGCAATTGCTTGGTGATCCCTTTCCAGGTGTAAGGAAGCCCATGAGTCCAGTTGCTGCACAG ATGAGTCCCTTGGAAATACAGCAAGCTGCATTAGAGGGACTAGCATTACCACATGACTTAGCCATACAGGCAGCAAACTTCTATCAGCATGGCTTTGGTAAACCACAAATGGACAAAAGCAGAGATGGCTACAGAAACAG GCAACAGCGAGTGGCTAAATCACCTGCACCAGGACACAGAGGGAATGCATCTTCTCCAGCCCCTACAGCATCCATTACCAGCATG CTGTCTCCTTCCTTTACACCTACCTCGGTGATCCGCAAGATGTAtgagagcaaggaaaaaagcaaagaggagcCAGTTTCTGGGAAAATGAAAGTCAATGATGGTAAAGATGAAAATCAGAGGCCAAATGAAG CTACAGATAACCTACTGTCTAGTTCTGTGGAGAGTGCAGATCAAGAAACTTTGCCCACCTTAGGTACCAAACTACCTGCACTGCAACGCTCTGCATGTTCCACACCTCTTACCCAAGCAAATCGTTGCACCAAAGAGCAAGACTACAGGCCTAAATCAACTGGTAGAAAGACTCCTACAATGGCCTCCCCAGTACCAGGAGGCCCTTTTCTTCGTCCTGTTCATCAAGTACCCCTTGTTCCCCATGTACCAATTGTACGACCTGCTCATCAACTGCATCCAGGATTGGTCCAGAGAATGCTGGCACAGGGGGTTCATCCACAAcatcttcctctgctgcaagCAG GTATGCTTCCTCCTGGAGTGGATCTGTCTCACTTGCAGGGAATATCTACTCCCATCCTTGGCCAACCTTTTTACCCGCTACCAACAGCCAGCCATCACATCTTAAATCCACGCTCTGGGACACCTTTGCAGCTAGCGATGATGCAACAGCAACTACAACGATCAG GCACAGGAGCGCAGGGATCACCCGCTGGTGCGCAAACAACGCCTCAGAACATGCTGTCTCGGACTGGATTATCTCATGGGCACACACAGCTTGACCATCGCCCCAGCCAGAGAAGTGGTTCTCCCATTGGCCTTGCAAAATGGTTTGGTTCAGATGTCTTGCAGCAGCCTCTCCCTTCCATGCCATCCAAAGTCATCAGTGTAGATGAACTGGAATACCGGCAGTGA